In one Sphingobacterium daejeonense genomic region, the following are encoded:
- a CDS encoding DUF2945 domain-containing protein, with protein MEKKFKIGDQVSWNSEAGRVSGTIIKIHTKDFNYKGYTHHASPEDPQYEIKSYKTDHIAAHKGKALTLEE; from the coding sequence ATGGAAAAGAAATTCAAAATTGGAGATCAGGTAAGTTGGAATTCAGAAGCTGGGCGTGTTTCTGGTACGATTATTAAAATTCACACTAAAGATTTTAATTACAAAGGATATACGCACCATGCAAGTCCTGAAGACCCTCAATACGAAATTAAAAGTTATAAAACAGATCATATCGCAGCACATAAAGGGAAAGCGTTGACCCTAGAAGAATAA
- a CDS encoding acyloxyacyl hydrolase, whose protein sequence is MKSSPLIFELETENGGILAQKGLKSTTYEGAYYNGLNFKIGWKQRAKRDQYYQIYNYPIYGIGIYSSTFNTDILGSPFAVYGFVQTPISPKEDSRWSYDYRIGLGLSANFKPYNENENPLNLVIGSKNNVFIDLGIRAQYKINPHWKAGVGLAFHHFSNGALRLPNKGVNLVPLTVSVNYQLNPELKINRDSVLKPFSKKILYHINYGAGFKQLKDDSDERFFKTTLSAYASRHVSYKWRLGGGFDLFYSSSGNDAEIAGDKSGKLSSKLSGGPSFYVAHILNERLVLNGNVGYYLHNQRFNGEIKRIFLRAGARYYVYKNINAGVSIKAHMGKADFIEWTVGYTFNRDSSN, encoded by the coding sequence TTGAAATCAAGTCCACTTATTTTTGAGTTAGAAACAGAAAATGGTGGCATATTAGCTCAAAAAGGGTTGAAATCCACCACCTATGAAGGTGCCTATTACAACGGTTTGAATTTTAAAATTGGCTGGAAACAGAGAGCAAAAAGAGATCAATACTATCAGATTTACAATTATCCAATCTACGGTATTGGAATTTACTCCAGTACGTTTAATACTGATATCCTCGGAAGCCCTTTTGCGGTTTATGGCTTTGTCCAAACACCGATTTCACCCAAAGAAGATAGCCGTTGGAGTTATGATTACAGGATCGGATTAGGCTTGTCGGCTAACTTTAAACCTTATAATGAAAATGAAAATCCATTGAATTTGGTCATAGGATCAAAAAACAATGTGTTTATTGACTTAGGAATTAGAGCTCAATATAAAATCAACCCACATTGGAAAGCAGGGGTTGGCTTGGCTTTTCACCATTTTTCAAATGGTGCCCTTCGACTACCAAATAAAGGGGTAAACTTAGTTCCTCTAACTGTTTCTGTAAATTATCAATTGAATCCTGAACTCAAGATAAATAGGGATTCCGTTTTAAAACCATTTTCTAAGAAAATTCTCTATCATATAAATTATGGTGCTGGGTTCAAACAATTAAAGGACGATTCGGATGAGAGGTTCTTTAAAACAACCTTGAGTGCTTATGCAAGCAGACATGTATCTTATAAATGGAGATTAGGTGGCGGTTTTGATTTGTTCTATTCCTCCTCAGGCAATGATGCGGAAATCGCAGGAGACAAATCCGGAAAACTTAGTTCTAAACTTTCTGGTGGCCCCTCCTTTTATGTAGCCCATATTTTGAATGAGCGCTTGGTATTGAATGGAAATGTCGGTTATTACTTGCACAACCAACGTTTCAATGGTGAGATAAAAAGAATTTTCCTTAGGGCAGGCGCAAGATATTATGTTTATAAAAACATAAATGCAGGTGTTTCCATCAAAGCTCATATGGGCAAGGCAGATTTTATTGAATGGACCGTTGGATACACATTTAACAGGGACAGTTCCAATTAA
- a CDS encoding SMUG2 DNA glycosylase family protein yields MPQTFADKIIDFNQHLQYSGELPEGFHVLNPFFDNPETMQVMRQFYHKFYDDHMERKFIIGINPSRHGAGVTGVPFTDTKRLESECGIPMLSARTHEISSVFIYDMIKEYGGPDLFYKNHYINSPFPLAIIRELKPGQFVNANYYDDPKLFLMVKDFMIESLKKHIDLGLRTDEVYILGKKNATFIDKLNKETSLFKNLVVLEHPRFIQQYKSKEKHFYIDKYLLALNEDEEGNL; encoded by the coding sequence ATGCCGCAAACATTTGCTGACAAAATCATTGATTTCAATCAACATTTACAATACTCAGGCGAGCTGCCTGAAGGTTTCCATGTATTGAACCCATTTTTTGACAACCCTGAAACCATGCAGGTAATGCGTCAATTCTATCATAAATTTTATGATGATCATATGGAGCGCAAATTTATTATCGGCATCAATCCTAGCAGACATGGCGCTGGAGTAACCGGTGTACCTTTTACGGATACTAAAAGACTGGAAAGTGAGTGCGGGATTCCAATGCTGAGTGCGAGGACTCATGAAATATCATCGGTTTTTATTTACGACATGATCAAAGAATACGGTGGTCCTGACCTTTTTTATAAAAACCATTATATCAACTCTCCTTTTCCCCTTGCCATTATTAGAGAATTGAAACCCGGCCAATTTGTAAATGCTAATTATTACGATGACCCCAAACTTTTTTTAATGGTGAAAGATTTCATGATTGAATCGTTAAAGAAACATATTGACTTGGGACTAAGGACTGATGAAGTTTATATCCTGGGAAAGAAAAACGCCACCTTTATTGATAAATTAAATAAGGAAACAAGTTTGTTCAAAAACCTAGTCGTATTAGAACATCCTAGATTTATCCAACAGTATAAATCAAAAGAGAAGCACTTCTACATTGATAAATATTTATTAGCATTGAATGAGGATGAAGAAGGAAATTTATAG
- a CDS encoding RluA family pseudouridine synthase, protein MIIHEDDNLIVINKPPFVASLDARGGDEVNILRLAKNYFPDAQVCHRLDKDTSGILLIAKNPETYRLISIEFEKRRVDKTYHAIIGGTHIFENLVVDLPILNQGNKNVTIDRYNGKPAETIFNSLKYFKNYTLVECKPITGRMHQIRIHLATQHAAIVGDAMYRGKPVYLSQIKKRGFTLSKDQEELPIMKRFALHSKAVKFTLDGKEYAFEADYPKDFATLLKQLEKFDS, encoded by the coding sequence TTGATCATCCATGAAGATGATAACCTTATTGTTATCAATAAACCTCCTTTTGTAGCGTCTTTAGATGCCAGAGGTGGTGATGAGGTCAATATCCTTCGTTTGGCAAAAAATTATTTCCCCGATGCGCAGGTCTGTCATCGATTGGACAAGGATACCTCGGGAATACTTTTGATCGCCAAAAACCCTGAAACTTACAGGTTGATATCTATTGAATTTGAAAAACGTAGGGTAGACAAAACATATCATGCAATTATTGGGGGAACTCATATATTTGAAAATCTTGTTGTAGACCTACCTATCTTGAACCAAGGAAACAAGAATGTTACTATCGACAGGTATAATGGTAAACCCGCAGAGACCATTTTCAATAGTTTAAAATATTTCAAGAATTATACGTTGGTGGAATGTAAGCCTATTACAGGTAGAATGCACCAAATACGTATTCATTTGGCTACACAGCACGCTGCAATTGTAGGGGATGCCATGTACAGAGGAAAACCTGTTTACCTTTCACAGATCAAAAAAAGAGGATTTACTCTGTCAAAAGATCAAGAAGAACTGCCGATTATGAAAAGATTTGCATTACATTCAAAAGCAGTGAAATTCACATTGGATGGTAAAGAATATGCTTTTGAAGCCGATTATCCGAAAGATTTTGCTACTTTGTTAAAACAACTAGAGAAATTTGACTCCTAA
- a CDS encoding Gfo/Idh/MocA family protein, which translates to MESLKRRDFIKSSSALVGAAALTSSSVSSVFAAGSDVIKIALIGCGGRGTGATFDAFASGQNIKLVAMADAFKDNLDSTYDTLKEKFGDKVDVPDSRKYVGFDGYINAIKDADVVLLTTPPGFRPLHFEEAVKQGKHVFMEKAVAADIPGVRRVLETAKEAKRKKLNVVVGLQRRYQTNYREAIKRVHDGAIGDVVSGQVYWNSGGVWVRPRKPNQTEMEYQMRNWYYFNWLCGDHIVEQHVHNIDIANWVKGKYPVSIQGTGSRAHRTGKEYGEIYDNFAIELTYDDGSVVYSQCRHFEGIPNRVDETFQATKGRMYLSAGNQAVLWGPDGKEIYRHDSKGNPNPYQQEHKELFEAIAKGEYKFDNAEYGAYSTLTGIIGRIAVYTGEVITWDRALASNIDLMPEKFAWDANPKVMPNAEGFYPVAEPGINVEKYI; encoded by the coding sequence ATGGAAAGTTTAAAACGTAGGGATTTTATTAAATCTTCCTCAGCTTTAGTGGGTGCTGCTGCCTTAACCAGTAGTTCTGTGAGCAGTGTGTTTGCTGCAGGTTCTGACGTGATTAAAATTGCCTTAATTGGTTGTGGTGGTCGTGGTACAGGAGCTACATTCGACGCTTTTGCTTCTGGTCAAAACATCAAGTTAGTAGCAATGGCAGATGCATTTAAAGATAACCTGGATTCTACTTATGATACACTCAAAGAAAAGTTTGGTGATAAAGTAGACGTGCCTGATAGCCGTAAATATGTCGGTTTTGATGGTTATATCAATGCTATTAAAGATGCCGATGTGGTTTTGTTAACCACTCCTCCGGGATTCCGCCCATTACACTTCGAAGAAGCTGTGAAACAAGGGAAACACGTGTTTATGGAAAAAGCCGTAGCTGCAGATATTCCTGGCGTAAGACGCGTTTTAGAAACTGCCAAAGAAGCAAAAAGAAAAAAATTGAATGTTGTTGTAGGATTACAACGCCGCTATCAAACAAACTACCGTGAGGCAATCAAGAGAGTTCATGATGGTGCAATCGGGGATGTTGTTTCTGGACAGGTATACTGGAACAGTGGTGGTGTATGGGTGAGACCGCGTAAACCAAATCAAACTGAAATGGAATACCAAATGCGTAACTGGTATTACTTCAATTGGTTATGTGGTGACCATATTGTAGAACAGCACGTTCACAATATTGATATCGCAAACTGGGTAAAAGGAAAGTATCCGGTATCAATCCAAGGAACAGGTAGCCGTGCACACAGAACCGGAAAAGAATATGGCGAAATCTACGATAACTTCGCTATTGAATTGACTTATGACGATGGGTCGGTGGTTTATAGCCAATGCCGTCACTTCGAAGGTATTCCAAATAGAGTAGATGAAACCTTCCAAGCTACTAAAGGTAGGATGTATCTTTCTGCTGGTAATCAAGCAGTTCTATGGGGTCCTGATGGAAAAGAAATCTATCGCCATGACTCAAAAGGAAATCCAAACCCTTATCAACAAGAACACAAAGAATTATTTGAAGCAATTGCTAAAGGTGAATATAAATTCGATAATGCTGAATATGGTGCTTACAGTACGTTGACAGGTATTATCGGTAGAATTGCTGTGTACACAGGAGAAGTAATCACTTGGGATAGAGCATTAGCTTCAAATATTGATTTGATGCCTGAAAAATTTGCTTGGGATGCAAATCCGAAAGTAATGCCAAATGCTGAAGGATTTTATCCTGTGGCAGAGCCAGGAATCAATGTAGAGAAATATATCTAA
- a CDS encoding metallophosphoesterase has translation MKRNFIVLLSLCLSIVSLNAQEKIKISHLPYIQALTDSTVSIIWTSNKDAIGWVELAPDDKTHFYQQERPKIFSGKYGFKNVGTVHQVDLKGLKPGTKYRYRVYNQEVLKHEGTSVQYGEYAATNVYREKPLTFSTPGPKSNVTFAVINDIHGKNDVMTSLIKQVDLENTDFIVFNGDMVDNLLSEEQMYTGFMDTAIKLFASEKPMYYSRGNHETRGPFATSYPKYFPTSSGELYYMFNQGDACFIVLDCGEDKPDSDIEYSGIVDMDAYRTEQAKWLEKAVSSSAYKNAKYKIIICHIPPVLGWHGMEDIRNKFVPILNKAGAQIMLSGHMHRHEILKPDQDINFPVIINSNVNLIKVNLDQNQGTFKIYNQDGKMIEEVVIGKKAIRH, from the coding sequence ATGAAAAGGAATTTTATAGTACTACTTTCTCTATGCTTATCAATTGTTTCATTAAATGCCCAGGAGAAAATAAAAATCAGTCATTTACCTTATATTCAAGCTTTGACAGACTCCACTGTTTCCATTATTTGGACCAGCAATAAGGATGCTATTGGATGGGTTGAACTGGCTCCTGATGATAAAACTCATTTTTATCAGCAAGAACGTCCTAAGATATTTTCAGGGAAATATGGTTTTAAAAACGTAGGAACTGTTCATCAGGTCGATTTAAAAGGTCTAAAACCAGGTACTAAGTATAGATATCGTGTCTATAACCAAGAAGTATTGAAACATGAGGGAACGAGTGTTCAATATGGTGAGTATGCTGCAACAAATGTTTATAGGGAAAAACCACTTACCTTTTCTACTCCTGGACCAAAATCCAATGTGACATTTGCTGTGATCAATGATATTCACGGCAAAAATGATGTGATGACTAGCCTTATTAAGCAAGTAGATTTAGAAAATACAGATTTTATTGTTTTCAATGGTGATATGGTTGACAATCTGTTGAGTGAAGAACAAATGTACACCGGTTTCATGGATACTGCCATAAAACTATTTGCAAGTGAAAAGCCCATGTACTATTCACGTGGCAACCACGAAACTCGAGGTCCATTTGCAACCTCCTATCCGAAATATTTCCCAACGAGCTCAGGAGAACTGTATTATATGTTTAATCAAGGGGATGCATGCTTTATTGTATTGGATTGTGGCGAGGACAAACCTGACAGCGATATCGAATACAGTGGAATCGTGGATATGGACGCTTATAGAACGGAACAAGCAAAATGGCTTGAGAAAGCTGTTAGCAGCTCTGCCTACAAAAACGCCAAGTATAAGATTATTATTTGCCATATCCCACCTGTACTGGGTTGGCATGGCATGGAAGATATCCGCAATAAATTCGTTCCAATATTAAACAAAGCTGGTGCTCAAATCATGCTGAGCGGCCATATGCACCGACATGAAATCCTGAAACCAGATCAAGATATCAATTTCCCTGTAATCATCAACTCAAATGTCAACCTCATCAAAGTAAACCTTGACCAAAACCAAGGAACCTTTAAAATCTATAACCAAGATGGAAAAATGATAGAGGAAGTGGTGATTGGGAAGAAAGCTATTAGACATTAG
- a CDS encoding DUF488 domain-containing protein, with protein MKKEIYSIGHSTHPIEEFLKILKSFAITLLVDIRRHPGSRKYPQYNQDNLGQVLQNHQIEYLHLAELGGRRKPKKDSRNTGWRNLSFRGYADYMESEEFIDGIQKLEDLANKQKTAFMCSEAVWWSCHRSMVADYLKLEGWTVWHIMGVQKSVEHPYTSVAKIIDGKLNYEDINLFNS; from the coding sequence ATGAAGAAGGAAATTTATAGCATAGGTCATTCCACTCATCCCATTGAAGAGTTTCTGAAGATATTGAAATCTTTCGCAATCACTTTGCTTGTTGATATTCGGAGACATCCTGGTTCACGAAAATATCCACAGTACAATCAGGATAATTTGGGGCAAGTTTTACAAAATCATCAGATTGAATATCTACATTTAGCAGAATTGGGAGGTAGAAGAAAGCCAAAGAAAGACAGCAGAAACACAGGCTGGCGGAATCTGTCATTCCGTGGGTATGCAGATTATATGGAGTCTGAGGAATTTATTGATGGAATACAAAAATTGGAAGATCTTGCCAACAAACAAAAAACTGCATTTATGTGTTCAGAAGCCGTATGGTGGAGTTGTCATCGATCTATGGTTGCTGATTATCTAAAACTAGAGGGGTGGACTGTTTGGCATATTATGGGGGTCCAAAAATCTGTTGAACATCCCTATACATCAGTTGCCAAAATTATTGATGGCAAATTGAATTACGAAGATATAAATCTATTTAATTCGTAG
- a CDS encoding formylglycine-generating enzyme family protein, giving the protein MKRVLFFALLAGIQLSNAQEKHERYTQKIEGTSLEFTMEAIPGGEFNMGSAKSSNADEKPVHKVKVDPFWMGTYEVTWNIFEPFLYKDFEITKSTDGKVPAEVDAVTRPTKPYLDMTFGFGKDGQPALAMTHYNAIQYCKWLYVRTGVFYRLPTEAEWEYASRAGSETEYFFGDDAAQLAEYAVYKENSSGKTTKVGTKKANPWGLFDIYGNVAEWTYDQYDAEFYKQFEGKVADNPVNVPTKLYPHVVRGGSFESEPADLRSASRGASDPFWKQLDPQIPKSNWWFPEAPFVGMRLVRPVKQPSHDEIMAYYDKAPIKDF; this is encoded by the coding sequence ATGAAAAGAGTTTTATTCTTTGCCTTGTTGGCAGGGATTCAGTTGTCTAATGCTCAAGAAAAGCATGAGCGTTATACACAAAAGATTGAAGGGACGAGTTTAGAATTTACGATGGAAGCCATTCCGGGCGGAGAATTCAATATGGGGAGTGCAAAATCTTCCAATGCTGATGAAAAACCAGTTCATAAGGTAAAAGTAGATCCATTTTGGATGGGAACATATGAAGTTACATGGAATATATTTGAACCCTTCCTATATAAAGACTTTGAAATCACGAAATCAACTGATGGTAAAGTTCCTGCAGAAGTAGATGCAGTAACGAGGCCAACAAAACCATATTTAGATATGACATTTGGATTTGGTAAAGATGGGCAACCGGCATTAGCAATGACTCATTATAATGCCATCCAATATTGCAAATGGTTATATGTAAGAACAGGCGTATTTTATAGACTCCCAACAGAAGCTGAATGGGAATACGCTAGTAGAGCCGGGTCTGAGACAGAATATTTCTTTGGTGATGATGCTGCTCAATTAGCCGAGTATGCTGTGTACAAAGAAAATTCTTCAGGTAAAACAACAAAAGTTGGTACCAAAAAAGCAAACCCTTGGGGCTTATTTGATATCTATGGAAATGTAGCTGAGTGGACTTATGACCAATATGATGCCGAGTTCTACAAACAATTTGAAGGGAAAGTAGCTGATAATCCTGTGAATGTGCCTACCAAACTATATCCACATGTTGTACGTGGTGGATCTTTTGAGAGTGAGCCAGCAGATTTGCGTTCAGCATCCAGAGGAGCTTCTGATCCTTTCTGGAAACAATTGGATCCTCAAATTCCAAAATCAAACTGGTGGTTCCCAGAAGCACCATTTGTTGGGATGCGCTTAGTACGTCCTGTGAAACAACCATCACATGACGAAATCATGGCTTACTATGACAAAGCGCCAATCAAGGATTTTTAA
- the pyrF gene encoding orotidine-5'-phosphate decarboxylase translates to MTKQELIENIKSKKSFLCVGLDTDITKIPEHLLDDEDPIFSFNKAIIEATSDLCVAYKPNIAFYESYGVKGWESLRKTCEILPKDCFSIADAKRGDIGNTSKMYAQAFFNPESSGLNFDSITIAPYMGEDSVTPFLDFEGKWAIVLALTSNQGSLDFQNFQNAQGKQLFEEVIDKVNTWGSSENIMYVVGATRGEAFTKIREHAPDHFLLVPGVGAQGGSLSDVCQYGMNKDCGLLVNSTRGIIYASKGRDFAEKAREEAVSLQKEMQEELEKHGVI, encoded by the coding sequence ATGACTAAGCAAGAGCTAATCGAAAACATAAAAAGTAAAAAGAGCTTTTTATGTGTAGGTTTAGATACCGATATAACCAAGATTCCTGAACATCTTTTGGATGATGAAGACCCTATTTTCTCCTTTAATAAAGCCATAATCGAAGCAACATCAGATCTTTGTGTTGCCTACAAGCCAAATATCGCTTTCTATGAAAGTTATGGTGTTAAAGGTTGGGAATCGTTGAGGAAAACTTGTGAAATTCTTCCGAAAGATTGTTTCAGCATTGCAGACGCTAAAAGAGGAGATATAGGCAATACATCCAAAATGTATGCTCAGGCATTTTTTAATCCAGAATCTTCAGGTTTAAATTTTGACTCGATTACCATTGCTCCTTATATGGGCGAGGATTCAGTTACTCCTTTCTTGGATTTTGAAGGTAAATGGGCAATAGTGTTGGCATTAACTTCAAATCAAGGCAGCTTGGACTTCCAGAACTTTCAGAATGCGCAAGGAAAACAGTTATTTGAAGAAGTTATTGATAAGGTAAATACTTGGGGAAGTTCAGAAAACATCATGTATGTAGTGGGGGCTACTAGAGGCGAAGCATTTACAAAAATACGTGAGCACGCACCAGACCATTTTCTATTGGTTCCTGGAGTTGGAGCACAAGGAGGATCTTTGTCGGATGTCTGTCAATATGGGATGAATAAAGATTGCGGGTTATTGGTAAATAGTACCCGTGGAATCATTTATGCATCCAAAGGAAGAGACTTTGCAGAAAAGGCTAGGGAAGAGGCTGTTTCTTTACAAAAAGAAATGCAAGAGGAGCTTGAAAAACATGGAGTTATCTAA
- a CDS encoding chloride channel protein: MNRKRIIQQNYFKLFGISLFVGLLSSFLATILRFITEKTEHKVFEFISGTNPYLFIIFPTIGITIIYFLRKYAFKGRKNKGITEIYNTLDRRKDHLPLFKIPSHFLNGFLTVIFGGSSGIEVSTVVATATIGNEVYKKNFSAKLYKRELICAASAAGVAILFSSPLAGLLFGIEVISRKFKKTILISCMASTLVASLFIYSFGEGPIISNYLIDWQWKSIPFFLIISCLAGILAVGFTLLVIYTKTFFGNINNNFIRVNLGAISVGLLIFYFPVLFGDSYHGLNEVLNTESISIGYLLLLILLKPLASSLTLGAGGDGGVFAPSIIAGAFLGLSIAIFCKSILGMDISPINYALIGAGSALSAAIYAPFTAIIIICNITPNGYTLFIPLIVCCLLSKYFANKLLPYNVYTYDMYKENLKKSIA; the protein is encoded by the coding sequence ATGAATAGAAAAAGAATCATTCAACAAAATTACTTTAAGCTTTTTGGCATTTCACTATTTGTCGGATTATTAAGTTCGTTTCTAGCAACAATACTGAGATTTATTACAGAAAAGACTGAACATAAAGTTTTCGAGTTTATCTCAGGAACAAATCCTTATCTATTTATAATTTTTCCTACTATTGGGATTACCATTATATATTTCTTAAGGAAATATGCTTTTAAAGGGAGGAAAAACAAAGGGATTACGGAAATCTATAATACTTTGGACCGTAGAAAAGACCATTTGCCGCTTTTTAAAATTCCTTCTCACTTTTTAAACGGTTTTTTGACTGTTATTTTCGGTGGTTCTTCAGGTATTGAGGTTTCTACAGTCGTTGCTACCGCAACCATTGGTAATGAAGTTTACAAGAAAAATTTCTCTGCTAAACTTTACAAAAGGGAATTAATTTGTGCAGCATCTGCGGCAGGTGTAGCAATACTATTCTCAAGTCCATTAGCGGGGTTATTGTTTGGAATTGAAGTTATCAGTCGCAAGTTCAAAAAAACGATTTTAATAAGTTGCATGGCATCAACCCTTGTCGCTTCGTTATTTATCTATTCATTTGGAGAAGGTCCTATCATATCAAATTATCTCATTGACTGGCAATGGAAATCAATACCCTTCTTTTTGATTATAAGCTGCTTGGCTGGTATTTTAGCAGTGGGATTTACCTTATTGGTGATTTATACCAAGACTTTTTTCGGAAATATTAATAACAATTTTATCCGTGTAAACTTAGGAGCGATCTCTGTTGGGTTATTAATCTTTTATTTCCCAGTATTATTTGGTGACAGTTATCATGGTTTAAATGAAGTATTAAATACAGAATCTATTTCTATTGGCTATTTATTATTACTGATTCTTTTAAAACCTCTAGCTTCTTCTCTCACTCTTGGCGCTGGTGGTGACGGGGGTGTGTTTGCACCAAGTATAATTGCAGGTGCTTTTTTAGGATTGTCCATTGCAATTTTTTGCAAGTCAATCTTGGGGATGGATATTAGTCCTATAAATTATGCATTGATTGGTGCTGGTTCAGCGCTTTCTGCTGCAATATATGCTCCATTTACTGCTATAATAATTATCTGCAACATTACTCCAAATGGTTATACTCTATTTATTCCATTAATAGTTTGTTGCCTGTTATCTAAATACTTTGCAAATAAATTACTCCCATATAATGTTTATACATATGATATGTATAAGGAAAACCTTAAAAAATCTATCGCATAA
- a CDS encoding AEC family transporter produces MSNFILIIFCLSAGIISRKFNWVAKDGFKALNAWVLYFGLPALSFNFLPKLQWDNSLLFTMLGPIIVLSGSILFFYILEKITKISKRTSHTLMLIAGLSNTSFVGFPLITAYFGVEALPIGIVSDQMTFFLLSTVGVIVAMKGSLKKNKKVDFLFILKRVFTFPPLIGCLLALSIPRFIDLSSLDEFFRILGSTVSPIALFSIGLQLNFAIVKTEVPNIIYALVYKLIIAPGIVAFNSNMVRIKR; encoded by the coding sequence GTGTCAAACTTTATCCTTATCATTTTTTGCCTCTCCGCTGGGATAATCAGTAGAAAATTCAATTGGGTAGCCAAAGATGGTTTCAAAGCATTGAACGCTTGGGTTCTTTACTTTGGGTTACCTGCACTATCTTTCAATTTCCTTCCTAAACTTCAGTGGGACAATAGTTTGTTGTTTACGATGTTAGGACCAATAATAGTGCTTTCTGGATCTATTTTATTCTTTTATATCCTGGAAAAAATCACTAAGATCTCCAAACGAACATCGCACACACTGATGTTAATTGCTGGACTCAGTAACACTTCTTTTGTCGGTTTTCCTTTAATAACGGCATATTTTGGAGTCGAGGCATTGCCTATAGGAATCGTAAGTGACCAAATGACTTTCTTTTTGCTATCAACAGTCGGCGTCATTGTTGCAATGAAAGGAAGCCTTAAGAAAAACAAAAAAGTTGATTTTCTTTTTATCTTGAAAAGAGTATTCACATTCCCACCATTAATAGGTTGTTTGTTGGCATTATCGATCCCTAGGTTTATCGATCTCAGCAGCTTAGACGAATTCTTTAGAATTTTGGGCTCCACAGTTTCGCCTATTGCGTTGTTCTCAATTGGACTACAATTGAATTTTGCTATTGTAAAAACCGAAGTTCCTAATATAATTTATGCATTAGTTTATAAATTAATAATCGCGCCGGGCATTGTAGCTTTTAATAGCAATATGGTTAGGATTAAAAGGTGA
- a CDS encoding TlpA family protein disulfide reductase, whose translation MKIGLFKPDVPEQPTPTPSAANSEQSASPMVMTETVTLSDETGKTVQTHNLQGKVVFINFWATWCGPCRAEMPSIQKLYDKYKDNEKVVFMLVEIEHNLDGAKEFLAKEKLNMPIYFPESDIPATWLSNSIPSTVVLNKQGQLAFDHKGMADYSTKEFEDFLISLINQ comes from the coding sequence ATGAAAATTGGACTTTTTAAACCAGATGTTCCTGAACAACCTACGCCAACACCATCAGCTGCCAACAGCGAACAATCTGCATCACCCATGGTGATGACCGAAACAGTGACCTTATCTGACGAAACTGGCAAAACCGTTCAAACGCATAACCTGCAAGGTAAAGTAGTGTTTATAAATTTTTGGGCGACTTGGTGTGGACCTTGTCGAGCAGAAATGCCATCCATCCAAAAATTATACGACAAATATAAAGACAATGAAAAAGTGGTCTTTATGTTAGTCGAAATTGAGCATAACCTAGATGGTGCTAAGGAATTCTTGGCAAAAGAAAAATTGAATATGCCAATATACTTTCCAGAAAGTGATATACCTGCAACCTGGTTGAGCAATTCTATCCCATCGACCGTAGTGTTGAACAAACAAGGTCAGTTAGCATTTGACCATAAAGGGATGGCAGATTATTCCACCAAAGAATTCGAAGATTTCTTAATCTCCCTAATCAATCAATAA